In Ignavibacteriota bacterium, the following are encoded in one genomic region:
- the tilS gene encoding tRNA lysidine(34) synthetase TilS translates to MMAASLNLPARFRAFIRRHALLTPHDRVIVAVSGGIDSAVLLHLLAGERTHSRCALLVAHFNHGLRGDEANADEAFVRQLAAEYGLPFVAGRADVRAIAASRGSGIEEAARTQRYSFLEHLLVEHSCTRIATGHNADDNAETVLFHLFRGSGLRGLAGIPLSRNSGTIVRPLLFASRSEIAAFAASAGIRFREDASNASDDHTRNIIRHHILPVVRERIQPDVAHTILRTSALVRDAERFVTDVARTGLDKILTRRTGEEVLLPLSLLSPYPDAVQSAMIVEAVAHATGLRPGFEATQRVLALCTARTGARAYLQNGWVAAKVRAGIRIGRLTATAPYAVPVECGIPVAVRGGTVTCTPAPRAMFDAHPRPGGEYVDARRTGLIGLQVRSWQRGDAFMPLGMRRRKKLSDLFIDAGVPAHDKHRTPVLTTADGTIVWVCGLRIDDRFKVTDSTTDVLRLQFQRENT, encoded by the coding sequence ATGATGGCTGCGTCGTTGAATCTGCCCGCCCGCTTCCGTGCCTTCATCAGGCGCCATGCGCTTCTCACACCGCATGACCGGGTCATTGTGGCGGTAAGCGGCGGCATCGATTCCGCTGTTCTTTTGCACCTGCTGGCCGGGGAGCGCACACATTCGCGTTGCGCATTGCTTGTCGCCCATTTCAACCACGGGTTGCGTGGGGACGAAGCGAACGCAGACGAAGCGTTCGTCCGCCAGCTGGCCGCTGAGTACGGCCTGCCCTTCGTTGCAGGCCGGGCAGATGTCAGAGCCATCGCTGCGTCCAGGGGGAGCGGGATCGAGGAGGCAGCGCGAACTCAGCGCTATTCCTTCCTCGAACACCTGCTCGTAGAACACTCCTGTACCCGTATTGCCACGGGCCACAACGCGGACGATAACGCTGAAACTGTTCTGTTCCATCTGTTCCGTGGTTCGGGCTTGCGCGGACTCGCCGGCATCCCGTTGTCCCGGAACAGCGGCACCATCGTCAGGCCCCTGCTGTTCGCCTCGCGCAGCGAGATCGCTGCCTTTGCGGCTTCAGCGGGGATCCGGTTCCGCGAAGACGCGTCCAATGCGTCGGACGATCATACACGGAACATCATCCGCCACCACATTCTGCCCGTGGTGCGCGAGCGGATCCAGCCGGACGTTGCGCACACGATCCTGCGCACATCCGCCCTGGTGCGTGACGCTGAGAGGTTCGTCACAGACGTTGCACGCACCGGCCTCGACAAGATCCTGACGCGTCGCACCGGCGAGGAGGTGCTTCTGCCACTCTCCCTCCTCTCGCCCTATCCCGATGCCGTCCAGTCTGCAATGATCGTGGAAGCCGTTGCCCATGCAACAGGCCTCCGCCCCGGGTTCGAGGCAACACAGCGCGTTCTTGCCCTGTGCACGGCCCGGACGGGTGCGCGGGCATATCTTCAGAACGGTTGGGTTGCCGCAAAGGTTCGCGCGGGCATCCGGATCGGACGCCTGACGGCAACAGCTCCGTATGCGGTACCGGTCGAATGCGGGATCCCCGTGGCGGTACGCGGCGGGACCGTCACCTGTACTCCGGCGCCGCGGGCGATGTTCGATGCTCACCCCCGGCCCGGGGGAGAATATGTGGATGCGCGCCGTACCGGACTGATCGGATTGCAGGTGCGCTCGTGGCAGCGGGGCGATGCCTTCATGCCCCTGGGTATGCGGCGCAGGAAAAAGCTGAGCGATCTCTTCATCGATGCCGGGGTACCGGCACACGACAAGCACCGGACACCGGTGCTGACCACGGCGGATGGCACGATCGTCTGGGTGTGCGGACTGCGCATCGACGACAGGTTCAAGGTCACCGACAGCACGACCGACGTGCTGCGGCTACAGTTCCAACGGGAGAACACATAG
- a CDS encoding dolichol kinase, which produces MNGLQSVETSYATELIRKGIHMSSLAIPVVYYFITRETALSILIPLLLLFGISDLARIFIPAFGSFYERWFGFLLRRHERAEQGHRRLNGATYVLLSATLCVWLFPKMIVLTAFAILIVSDTAAALVGRKFGKHRLMQHKSIEGSTAFFLSALIVVAIAPKVQYLPLEYVIGAVAALVGAVVEAVSGEMIDDNLSIPLSIALVMWGLYALLLPTLSFVALEGLQ; this is translated from the coding sequence ATGAACGGGTTGCAAAGCGTCGAAACGAGTTACGCGACCGAGCTCATACGGAAGGGGATCCATATGAGCTCGCTCGCCATTCCGGTGGTGTACTACTTCATCACCCGGGAAACGGCGCTCAGCATCCTTATCCCCCTGCTTCTGCTGTTCGGCATCTCCGACCTTGCACGTATCTTCATCCCCGCGTTCGGAAGCTTTTACGAGCGGTGGTTCGGGTTCCTCCTCCGTCGCCATGAACGGGCCGAACAGGGGCACAGGCGCCTGAACGGTGCCACCTACGTGCTGCTCTCCGCAACGCTCTGCGTGTGGCTGTTCCCGAAGATGATCGTACTCACGGCGTTCGCCATCCTGATCGTCTCGGATACCGCCGCGGCGCTCGTCGGCCGCAAGTTCGGCAAACACCGCCTGATGCAACACAAGTCGATCGAAGGCTCCACCGCGTTCTTCCTCTCCGCCCTGATCGTGGTGGCCATCGCACCGAAGGTGCAGTACCTCCCCCTGGAGTACGTCATCGGCGCGGTCGCCGCCCTCGTCGGCGCCGTGGTCGAAGCCGTCTCGGGCGAGATGATCGACGACAACCTCAGCATTCCTCTCAGCATCGCCCTCGTCATGTGGGGACTGTACGCTCTCCTGCTCCCCACCCTCAGCTTCGTGGCCCTCGAAGGCCTCCAGTAA
- the hpnD gene encoding presqualene diphosphate synthase HpnD — MSATATAITRSSNTSFYYSFSLLPRREREAIHTVYAFCRTTDDIVDEERDERKKTVMLRRWRMELGKAIRGTSSSPLLNQLSATANAFHIPVEHFYELIRGMEMDLHKTRYETFAELKDYCYLVASSVGLMCRKIFGYKNESTHEYAVNLGIALQLTNILRDLQDDAKRGRIYLPLEDMRRFGYTEDDLLHSRYTPAFVELMRFECRRASMYFDLARAALKDEDKRYFFAARIMWSIYAHTLNRIIASDYNVFERRISIPKFLKVLIAFRYWLSHNLKYSWLKRGPWWQRPSTANPS, encoded by the coding sequence ATGAGCGCGACAGCCACAGCCATAACGCGAAGCAGCAACACCAGCTTCTACTATTCGTTCTCCCTGCTCCCGCGCCGGGAGCGTGAGGCGATCCATACCGTCTATGCGTTCTGCCGGACCACGGATGACATCGTGGATGAGGAACGGGACGAACGGAAGAAGACCGTCATGTTGCGCCGGTGGCGGATGGAGCTGGGCAAGGCGATCCGCGGGACCTCCTCGTCCCCGCTGCTCAATCAGTTGAGCGCCACCGCGAACGCTTTCCACATCCCCGTCGAGCATTTCTATGAGCTCATCCGCGGGATGGAGATGGACCTGCACAAGACCCGGTACGAAACGTTCGCGGAACTGAAGGACTACTGCTACCTCGTGGCATCGTCGGTCGGACTGATGTGCAGGAAGATCTTCGGCTACAAGAATGAATCCACGCACGAGTATGCGGTGAACCTCGGCATCGCGCTGCAGTTGACCAACATCCTGCGCGACCTGCAGGACGATGCGAAGCGCGGGCGGATCTATCTTCCGCTCGAGGACATGCGGCGCTTCGGCTACACCGAGGACGATCTGCTGCACAGCCGGTACACGCCGGCATTCGTGGAGCTCATGCGTTTCGAATGCCGCCGCGCAAGCATGTACTTCGACCTCGCCCGTGCCGCGCTGAAGGACGAGGACAAGCGGTACTTCTTCGCCGCGCGCATCATGTGGTCCATCTATGCCCATACGCTCAACCGCATCATCGCGTCCGACTATAATGTGTTCGAACGCAGGATCTCCATCCCGAAATTCCTGAAAGTGCTCATCGCGTTCCGCTACTGGTTGAGCCATAACCTCAAGTACTCCTGGTTGAAACGCGGTCCGTGGTGGCAGCGCCCATCGACAGCCAACCCGTCGTGA
- a CDS encoding SDR family NAD(P)-dependent oxidoreductase — protein sequence MGTDRIRGKVVCITGATGGIGTEIARAFARDGARLVLSGRNTTALDAIATELKRNGTDVLTVASDVTAPADVDRIVAEAMKAMGGIDIVVCNAGVYIRGAVKDLSLESIRMCMETNYYGAVHLIRAVLPQMLARRSGHIIAISSVDGKKGLPPDAAYAASKYALTGFMDVLRQELRGTGVFASTIFPERVDTGMIDGLELPLTSRRLPPSAVARAAVKAVRQRRREIVVSFAGPKFLIVASTIWPALGDWLVRIFRLQGVELDKGTMHG from the coding sequence TTGGGGACGGACAGGATACGCGGAAAGGTCGTCTGCATCACAGGTGCGACGGGCGGGATCGGGACCGAGATCGCCCGGGCGTTCGCGCGTGATGGCGCACGGCTCGTCCTCTCCGGCCGCAACACCACAGCTCTCGATGCCATCGCAACGGAGCTGAAACGCAACGGGACAGACGTGCTGACCGTCGCGTCCGATGTGACAGCACCCGCGGACGTCGACCGCATCGTTGCGGAAGCGATGAAAGCCATGGGCGGCATCGATATCGTGGTGTGCAACGCCGGCGTGTATATCCGCGGCGCGGTGAAGGATCTCTCTCTCGAGAGCATCCGGATGTGCATGGAGACGAACTATTACGGCGCGGTGCATCTCATCCGTGCCGTGTTGCCGCAGATGCTCGCACGGCGGTCGGGGCACATCATTGCGATCTCGTCGGTGGACGGCAAGAAAGGCCTTCCGCCTGATGCTGCGTATGCGGCATCGAAGTATGCGCTGACGGGATTCATGGATGTCCTCCGGCAGGAGTTGCGGGGAACGGGTGTCTTCGCGTCCACGATCTTCCCGGAGCGCGTGGATACGGGGATGATCGACGGCCTCGAGCTGCCGTTGACGTCCCGTCGCCTTCCACCTTCAGCGGTGGCGCGGGCAGCGGTGAAGGCGGTGCGTCAGAGGCGCAGGGAGATCGTGGTGTCGTTCGCCGGGCCGAAGTTCCTTATCGTCGCGTCAACCATATGGCCGGCGCTGGGCGACTGGCTGGTCCGGATCTTTCGTTTGCAGGGAGTGGAGTTGGACAAGGGAACAATGCATGGATAA
- the hpt gene encoding hypoxanthine phosphoribosyltransferase: MAKNLKVNGDTFELMISERRIKTRIKALAKDLNKRFKGQTPVFIGILNGSFIFFADLIREITIDCEVDFLKLSSYGDAKISTGNVRLLKDLNADVAGRHIIIVEDIVDSGLSMQYIRDLALKQNPASFTVVTLLYKPASVKSNIQLDYVGFTIDPEFVIGDGLDYAQRQRTLRAIYRMKS; encoded by the coding sequence ATGGCGAAGAATCTGAAGGTCAACGGCGATACGTTCGAGCTGATGATCAGCGAGCGTCGCATCAAAACCCGTATCAAAGCCCTCGCGAAGGACCTCAATAAGAGGTTCAAGGGGCAGACCCCGGTGTTCATCGGGATCCTGAACGGCTCCTTCATCTTCTTTGCCGATCTCATCCGCGAGATCACCATCGATTGCGAAGTGGATTTCCTGAAGCTGTCCTCCTACGGCGATGCCAAGATCAGCACCGGAAATGTCCGCCTGCTCAAAGACCTCAACGCCGATGTGGCCGGCCGGCACATCATTATTGTCGAAGACATCGTCGATTCCGGCCTCTCCATGCAATATATCCGGGATCTGGCGCTGAAACAGAACCCCGCTTCGTTCACCGTTGTTACACTCCTGTACAAGCCTGCATCCGTCAAGAGCAATATCCAGCTGGACTACGTGGGCTTCACGATCGACCCGGAATTCGTGATCGGCGACGGCCTCGACTATGCGCAGCGCCAACGGACTCTCCGGGCCATCTACAGAATGAAATCCTGA
- a CDS encoding amino acid permease → MNEQTPAPRRELSLLQTASLVVGTVIGSGVFLSLPIVARIGQTPLLTVAIWFLGGVVWIPQILILAEMGTAYPIQGGAYYYLQKAGSPFLAFFYTWTAFLTSDTPTLTIVALGAIAALKFFSPVFADPVISRGLAAVLIIGLALLHYRSVRTGGNLQILLTVAKLAPLLGIVVIGMFFMGSGNLAGGVMPATTFGLATVITAGISSTLWSYAGFTNILYMAGEVKRPERTLPLALIGSLFFIMISYTLISLCTSAIVPWHDLIAEGDFVNPFRYIGIGAGVAGAVFAVAVFISMVGVLNASLMVQPRLEYAIARDGLFFSVFGHLHPKYLTPDHSIMIQAVLAVVLFLLGDIENMIGYFTLSYALQNGIVYGAIFFLRGRDDYKPSYRSPWWQGMAALAILSQLYVAVGTFLAYPAAGLLASLGLILSGLPVYLYYNSRKRVRMEPSS, encoded by the coding sequence ATGAATGAACAGACCCCCGCCCCGCGCCGCGAGCTCTCCCTGCTGCAGACCGCTTCCCTCGTGGTCGGCACGGTCATCGGATCCGGTGTTTTCCTGAGTCTTCCCATCGTCGCACGCATCGGCCAGACGCCCCTCCTCACGGTTGCCATCTGGTTCCTGGGTGGCGTTGTCTGGATCCCGCAGATCCTCATTCTGGCGGAGATGGGCACGGCCTATCCGATCCAGGGCGGGGCCTACTACTATTTGCAGAAGGCGGGCTCACCGTTCCTGGCGTTCTTTTACACCTGGACCGCCTTTCTGACCAGCGACACGCCGACGCTCACGATCGTGGCGCTCGGCGCCATCGCTGCTCTGAAATTCTTCTCGCCCGTCTTCGCCGATCCCGTCATCTCCCGTGGCCTGGCCGCCGTGCTCATCATCGGATTGGCGCTGCTGCATTACCGGAGTGTGCGCACCGGCGGGAACCTGCAGATCCTCCTCACGGTTGCGAAGCTCGCGCCGCTCCTCGGGATCGTCGTCATCGGCATGTTCTTCATGGGTTCGGGGAACCTGGCGGGCGGCGTGATGCCGGCCACCACGTTCGGGCTTGCCACCGTCATCACCGCCGGCATCTCGTCCACGTTGTGGTCGTACGCCGGATTCACGAATATCCTGTACATGGCCGGCGAGGTGAAGCGGCCCGAGCGGACGTTGCCCCTTGCGCTGATCGGCTCGCTCTTCTTCATCATGATCTCATATACCCTCATCTCCCTCTGCACGTCCGCCATTGTGCCCTGGCATGATCTCATTGCAGAAGGCGATTTCGTGAATCCGTTCCGGTATATCGGCATAGGCGCCGGCGTGGCGGGAGCGGTCTTCGCCGTCGCGGTGTTCATCTCGATGGTGGGTGTGCTCAACGCCAGCCTCATGGTCCAGCCGCGGCTGGAGTATGCCATCGCACGGGATGGGTTGTTCTTCTCGGTGTTCGGCCATCTGCATCCGAAGTATCTGACGCCCGATCATTCCATCATGATCCAGGCCGTGCTGGCGGTGGTGCTCTTTCTGCTCGGCGACATCGAGAACATGATCGGGTACTTCACGCTGTCGTATGCCCTGCAGAACGGCATCGTCTACGGGGCGATCTTCTTCCTCCGTGGGAGGGATGACTACAAGCCATCGTACCGCTCGCCATGGTGGCAGGGGATGGCAGCGCTGGCGATCCTCTCGCAGTTGTACGTGGCGGTCGGCACGTTCCTCGCCTATCCCGCGGCAGGATTGCTGGCGTCGCTCGGGTTGATCCTTTCCGGCCTGCCGGTGTATCTGTACTACAATTCCCGTAAACGTGTCCGCATGGAACCCTCATCATGA
- a CDS encoding amidohydrolase → MICFINARVHTVDPRHPSAEAVVVRDRHIVFVGSTPDARRFAGTAAETIDLGGRLLLPGFIDDHVHFVLGGEAVSGLDTRTCASKAEFIAALQTFVDTHRGAWVKGGDWDHEHWAEKILPRKEWVDPFSQDTPLFLPRFDWHMALANSAALAAAGITRATPDPVGGKIERDPATGEPTGIVKDAAMDLVLACIPKPTAADLERRVRDALVVARKNGVTSIHDIAEPSHIPVYRKLADAGELTCRIFARLPLSGHRAIAEQRITHHAGDAFLRLGSMKAFSDGSLGSTTAWFFERYLNEDTCGLPMEVLSDGRMRAWALEADRNGLQLSIHAIGDRANSAVLDIFEEVVRTNPAWDRRFRIEHAQHLRPEDIARFAALGVIASVQPYHAIDDGVWAASRIGADRVKMTYAFRSMLDAGVHVCFGSDWTVSPLHPLGGIYAAVTRRTLDGKNPDGWVPEQKVSVEQAVRCTTINNAYASFEEGIKGSITPGKLGDMVVLGEDIFAIPPERIRDVPVQMTVVGGHIVHREGL, encoded by the coding sequence ATGATCTGCTTCATCAACGCACGAGTACACACCGTTGATCCCCGGCATCCATCGGCGGAGGCCGTCGTGGTCAGGGACCGGCATATCGTTTTCGTCGGTTCCACTCCGGATGCCCGCCGCTTCGCGGGCACCGCCGCGGAGACCATCGACCTCGGGGGGAGACTTCTGCTCCCCGGCTTCATCGACGACCATGTGCACTTCGTCCTGGGGGGCGAGGCGGTCAGCGGACTGGATACCCGCACCTGTGCGAGCAAAGCGGAGTTCATTGCGGCGCTGCAGACATTCGTGGACACGCACCGTGGTGCATGGGTGAAGGGCGGCGACTGGGACCACGAGCACTGGGCGGAGAAGATCCTGCCGCGGAAGGAGTGGGTGGATCCGTTCTCACAGGACACCCCGTTGTTCCTGCCGCGCTTCGATTGGCACATGGCGCTCGCGAACAGCGCCGCGCTCGCGGCCGCCGGCATCACACGTGCAACACCTGATCCGGTCGGCGGCAAGATCGAGCGCGACCCAGCCACGGGCGAGCCGACCGGCATCGTGAAAGATGCCGCCATGGATCTCGTGCTCGCCTGCATCCCGAAGCCCACGGCCGCCGATCTCGAACGGCGCGTGCGCGATGCGCTGGTCGTTGCGCGGAAGAACGGCGTGACCTCGATCCACGACATCGCCGAACCGTCGCACATCCCGGTCTACCGGAAGCTGGCGGATGCCGGCGAACTGACCTGCCGCATCTTCGCCCGGCTGCCTCTCTCGGGGCATCGCGCCATCGCGGAACAGAGGATCACGCACCATGCCGGCGATGCGTTCCTCCGGTTGGGTTCAATGAAAGCATTCTCGGATGGCTCGCTGGGATCCACTACGGCGTGGTTCTTCGAGCGGTATCTCAATGAGGACACGTGCGGGCTCCCCATGGAAGTGCTCTCCGATGGCCGCATGCGTGCGTGGGCGCTCGAAGCCGACCGGAACGGTTTGCAGCTTTCCATCCATGCCATCGGCGACCGCGCGAACAGCGCTGTGCTGGATATCTTCGAGGAGGTCGTGCGGACCAACCCGGCATGGGACAGGCGGTTCCGGATCGAGCATGCGCAGCATCTCCGGCCGGAAGATATCGCACGGTTCGCGGCCCTGGGGGTGATCGCGTCCGTGCAGCCATACCACGCCATCGATGATGGTGTCTGGGCTGCATCACGCATCGGTGCTGACCGGGTGAAGATGACGTATGCGTTCCGCTCCATGCTGGATGCGGGGGTGCATGTATGCTTCGGGAGCGATTGGACCGTGTCTCCGTTGCATCCCCTCGGAGGGATCTACGCGGCCGTCACCCGCCGCACGCTGGACGGGAAGAACCCCGATGGCTGGGTGCCGGAGCAGAAGGTCTCCGTGGAGCAGGCCGTTCGCTGCACCACGATCAACAATGCCTACGCGTCGTTCGAGGAGGGCATCAAAGGGAGCATCACGCCCGGTAAGTTGGGCGATATGGTGGTCCTTGGCGAGGATATCTTCGCGATCCCGCCTGAGAGGATCAGAGATGTTCCCGTGCAGATGACCGTGGTGGGCGGCCACATCGTGCACCGGGAAGGTCTGTAG
- the hpnC gene encoding squalene synthase HpnC gives MTASDPSPARDAFAHCEALARSHYENFPVASLALPARIRPYVAAVYAFARTADDYADEGDRTPAERLALLDAWESGLHKAYEGDATDPIFIAIMATAEETGIPKQLLLDLLHAFRMDVTVKRYRTFEDVLEYCRYSANPVGRLVLHLFGQSRAETTAPSDAICTGLQLANFYQDYAVDLSRGRCYVPLDEMSRFGYTEVQNQGSSQDGRFRELMAFQVERAREFLRGGSSILGLVPGRLKLELSLTVRGGVAILDRIADINYDVRRTRPTLRKRHKAKILIDAVLQRPI, from the coding sequence ATGACGGCCTCAGATCCATCACCGGCCAGGGACGCGTTTGCCCACTGTGAAGCCCTCGCCCGGTCGCATTATGAGAACTTCCCCGTGGCATCGCTCGCGCTGCCTGCCCGGATCAGGCCGTATGTCGCGGCCGTGTACGCTTTTGCCCGGACCGCCGACGATTACGCCGATGAGGGCGACCGGACACCCGCGGAGCGCCTCGCCCTGCTGGATGCGTGGGAATCCGGGCTCCATAAGGCCTACGAAGGCGATGCCACCGACCCGATCTTCATTGCCATTATGGCAACTGCGGAAGAAACCGGGATCCCCAAACAGCTTCTCCTCGACCTCCTCCATGCTTTTCGGATGGATGTGACCGTGAAACGGTACCGGACCTTTGAGGATGTGCTGGAGTATTGCAGGTATTCCGCGAATCCCGTCGGACGGCTGGTGCTCCACCTTTTCGGACAGTCCAGGGCCGAAACCACCGCCCCGTCGGATGCCATTTGTACCGGCCTGCAGCTGGCAAACTTCTATCAGGACTACGCCGTCGACCTCAGCCGGGGGCGGTGCTACGTTCCGCTTGACGAAATGTCCCGATTTGGGTATACTGAGGTTCAGAATCAGGGCTCCTCCCAGGATGGCCGGTTCCGCGAGCTGATGGCGTTCCAGGTGGAACGTGCAAGGGAATTTCTCCGTGGAGGGTCCTCGATCCTCGGGCTCGTGCCGGGGCGGCTGAAACTCGAACTGTCCCTGACCGTACGGGGAGGTGTGGCGATCCTGGACCGGATCGCTGACATCAATTATGACGTCCGCCGCACACGGCCCACATTGAGGAAACGGCACAAAGCGAAGATCCTGATCGACGCAGTCCTGCAACGACCGATATGA
- the ftsH gene encoding ATP-dependent zinc metalloprotease FtsH — translation MDENKNTDNGGRKGTDNKRSFPRGPQRQRKPGQQLRPEDDFNWNKVLKVVLSWSAIILLVFLVMTLFKGTEPTEIEVSYVEYQSFLASGQIERATVRKSELTNFDFHGKLKTPQHVSRNGRDVPLTQFVLTLPIMDSQVIQSWNEHKIDFTVEKEDNTWLSALLGALPWVLLLVVWLIIMRRMQGTGPKGIFSFGKSRAKMLNEGAPKVTFIDVAGADEAKQELMEIIEFLKEPSKFQKLGGKIPRGVLLLGPPGTGKTLLARAVAGEAGVPFFSISGADFVEMFVGVGASRVRDLFDQGKKSAPCIIFIDEIDAVGRHRGAGLGGGHDEREQTLNQLLVEMDGFEQNSGVIIIAATNRPDVLDPALMRPGRFDRQVVVDRPDVKGREGILRVHTKNIPLADDVLLEVLAKGTPGLAGAELANLVNEAALLAARQNARAVTMKHFEEAKDKVMMGTERKSLIISEKEKKITSYHEIGHVLVARMLPEADPVHKVTIIPRGRALGLTTYLPIDEKHTYSKTYLETMITYALGGRAAEKLIFKALTTGAGNDIERATEIARKMVCEWGMSDKLGPLAYGQKDEEIFLGRQIARHKNYSEETAINIDDEIKKIVMTGMKRAEKILSENMGTLHRLAAALLEREILDGVEIDAVIRGEELPPVERRVPVKPAELPPGKK, via the coding sequence ATGGACGAGAACAAGAACACCGACAACGGCGGCCGCAAAGGCACCGACAATAAACGGAGCTTTCCGCGGGGCCCGCAGCGCCAGCGCAAGCCGGGGCAACAGCTCCGCCCCGAAGACGACTTCAACTGGAATAAGGTCCTGAAGGTCGTCCTCAGCTGGTCCGCGATCATCCTGCTGGTCTTCCTGGTCATGACCCTCTTCAAAGGGACCGAACCAACGGAGATCGAGGTCTCGTACGTCGAGTACCAGTCGTTCCTCGCGTCCGGACAGATCGAACGCGCCACGGTCAGAAAGTCGGAGCTCACCAACTTCGACTTCCACGGCAAGCTGAAGACACCCCAGCACGTCTCCCGCAATGGACGTGATGTGCCGCTGACGCAGTTCGTGCTCACCCTGCCCATCATGGACAGCCAGGTGATCCAGAGCTGGAACGAGCACAAGATCGATTTCACCGTGGAAAAGGAGGACAACACCTGGCTGAGCGCGCTGCTGGGCGCCCTCCCGTGGGTCCTCCTCCTCGTCGTGTGGCTCATCATCATGCGCCGCATGCAGGGCACCGGCCCGAAGGGGATCTTCTCTTTCGGCAAGAGCCGCGCCAAGATGCTGAATGAAGGCGCTCCCAAGGTGACCTTCATCGATGTGGCCGGCGCGGATGAGGCGAAGCAGGAACTGATGGAGATCATCGAGTTCCTCAAAGAGCCCAGCAAGTTCCAGAAGCTCGGCGGCAAGATCCCGCGCGGCGTCCTCCTCCTCGGCCCTCCCGGCACCGGCAAGACCCTGCTGGCCCGTGCGGTCGCCGGCGAAGCAGGCGTGCCGTTCTTCTCGATCTCCGGCGCGGACTTCGTCGAAATGTTCGTCGGCGTGGGTGCCAGCCGCGTCCGCGACCTGTTCGACCAGGGCAAGAAGAGCGCACCGTGCATCATCTTCATCGACGAGATCGATGCCGTCGGACGTCACCGCGGCGCAGGCCTCGGCGGCGGACACGATGAGCGCGAACAGACGCTGAACCAGCTCCTCGTGGAGATGGACGGCTTCGAGCAGAACAGCGGCGTGATCATCATCGCCGCCACCAACCGTCCGGACGTGCTGGACCCTGCGCTCATGCGCCCCGGCCGGTTCGACCGCCAGGTGGTCGTCGACCGCCCCGACGTGAAGGGCCGCGAAGGCATCCTGCGCGTCCACACGAAGAACATCCCGCTGGCCGACGACGTGCTGCTGGAAGTGCTCGCCAAGGGAACGCCCGGCCTGGCCGGCGCCGAACTGGCGAACCTCGTGAACGAAGCCGCACTGCTCGCCGCACGCCAGAACGCGCGCGCCGTCACGATGAAGCACTTCGAAGAGGCGAAGGACAAGGTGATGATGGGCACGGAACGCAAGAGCCTCATCATCTCCGAGAAGGAAAAGAAGATCACGTCGTACCATGAGATCGGCCACGTGCTCGTGGCACGCATGCTCCCCGAAGCCGATCCGGTGCACAAGGTCACGATCATCCCGCGCGGCCGCGCGCTGGGGCTCACGACCTACCTGCCCATCGACGAGAAGCACACGTACTCGAAGACCTATCTCGAGACGATGATCACGTACGCCCTGGGCGGACGCGCGGCGGAGAAGCTCATCTTCAAGGCGCTCACCACGGGTGCCGGGAACGATATCGAACGGGCGACCGAGATCGCGCGCAAGATGGTGTGCGAATGGGGCATGAGCGACAAGCTGGGCCCGCTGGCCTACGGTCAGAAGGACGAGGAGATCTTCCTCGGCCGGCAGATCGCACGGCACAAGAATTACAGCGAAGAGACCGCCATCAACATCGATGACGAGATCAAGAAGATCGTCATGACCGGCATGAAACGCGCCGAGAAGATCCTGTCGGAGAACATGGGCACGCTCCACCGCCTTGCCGCAGCGCTTCTCGAACGCGAGATCCTGGACGGCGTGGAGATCGACGCGGTGATCCGTGGCGAGGAACTCCCTCCTGTTGAACGACGGGTTCCTGTGAAACCCGCCGAATTGCCGCCCGGAAAGAAATGA